A window of Candidatus Atribacteria bacterium ADurb.Bin276 genomic DNA:
ACAATTTTATATGACAATCGTTCAATGCGAGATGATCTCCTTTCTTCTCACGGTTTTTCTTGTCTGATTGAAAATCATCAAGGGAGAAGAGTACTTTTTGATACTGGAGAAAGTGGACCTCTCTTACTTGCTCTTAACTCCCATCCGACCGCCGGTTAAAAAATGGGTCACCTTTCCAGAAGAAAAAGTTTTTTTTAGTGCCTATCAAATCTATACCCGGAATAATAAAATCCCAAAAGTCGAGCTTCTTATTAATTATGAGGGGAATGATTTTACTATTGGAGAAAAAGTTGAAGAAGATTTTTTGGCTATTATATCAGTACATCCCATGCGTGAAGACGCCATTCGTGATTTTTTAAGAAAAGCACATTTAAACTGGGAATTTATTGATGATCTTTTAGCGAATAAAAAAATAAAGCGCTTGAGTTACCAAAGTTATCAATATTTTATGCGTAAGAATGTGAATAGGGAAGAATGAGGGATGACTTTATAATTTATTATAAGGAGATAATAAGATGAAAAAAGCTATAATTACGGATCAGATCGACATGGATTTTGATAAGGCGGTATTTCAGGCATATAAATGGGGTTTTCAGTATCTTGAAATCCACTCATTATGGGGAAAAACCATAGAAGACCTCACTCATGATGAAGTGGATCGAATGGCACAGACCATTAATAAATATCATCTTCGGGTTTCTTGCTTGTCCAGCACCTTATTTTTAATGTGTCCTCTTTACCACGATGTTTCAAGTCTTGAAAAATTTAGTGACAGTTTTTTGACCTATGATGATACCTACGAAAATCATCTCAATAAATTAGAATGGTGTATTGATATTGGAAAAAGAATCAGTGCCGATTGCATTCGAATATTTCCTTTCCGAATCGAAAAGGAAAAAGTACCTACCCGAGCGATTCAGCTTATATCTGACATTGCAGACAAACTCACCAAACCAGTGCAAATTGCGGAAAAAAATCAAATACCATTGGTTATAGAAAATTGTCCTTTTTCTTATTTACCTCGTGGTACAATGACTTTTCATTTAACCAGTACCATGAAAAACCATTACTTAAGATTACTCTGGGATGTGGGGAATAGTTATCGTTCTATGGAGTTTGATTGGGTAAAAGAATACTCCGATGCTCCCTTAGTCGACGAATATGAAATTATTAAATCTCACCTTTTTAATTTGCATATCAAGGATTTCGAACATAAAAATGGCACGTATCAACTGTCAGTTTTGGGGAATGGGGATATCCCTTATCAAGAAATATTTAAACAAATGAAAGCTGATCATTATGCAAAGTACCTGTCATTAGAACCGGAGCTTGATCGTGAAGGGGTCATACAAAGTATTGATTTTTTAAAAAAATTTACCGGATAGACTTTCATGCTGCTTAGTAGCACCAAATGAGGATGAAAAATGAGTTACCCCCTCTGGCCTTCTCCCACGAAGGGGCGAGGAAAAAATATTTCCCCCTTTAGATAGGGGAGTTAGGGGGATTTGAGTTTTTTACTGCTCCGTCATTCAGACTGTGTCACAATTATTCTGTAAATTATTTGTCCCCACTTATGTTAATATTTTACGGTAGTTATGATAATAGATAACCAAAATATGGAAATAAAAGTACTGTATCCTCCACTTTCACGCTATTCTTGATGTAAGAAGGAATTGTGACACAGTCTGAATGCGAGGAGCGTCCTATGCGACGTGAGAATCCCATCCTTTAAAGTATTTATAAAGAATAAAAAACCTAAAAAGATGAGATCCTCACGCCCTCGGAAAAGTGAGGGCTCAGGATGACCGATTAAAGAATCCATTTGATGAGATTTCAGGATAGATGTTTATGATGATAAACGACACCAAATGTGAATATAAACACGAAATTCGACATACCTTGGCAGGTCGCTACATTAATTAAAGAATGGGCACAATGCATTGTGCCCCTACAATTTTATATTCTTTGGTAGGGACTTGATTTATCAAGCCCGTGGTTTTTCAGGATGAAATTTTAATTTTTTTATAACCGGGCCTAGTGTTCCTACTATGTTTGGGATTGTTCATATCCGACCCCTGGTCTCAGAAGCTGGAATATTTCCAGTGGAAACTGAAAAATATAAAATACAGGTTATCTCCATCAACCTTTTATTGGAAAGGCCAGACCAACCAGTTATATGGCGTGGGCCACTTCTGAGCAAGGCCATCCAGGACTTTTGGAATGAGGTACTTTGGTCTAATTTGGATTTTCTTATCCTTGATATGCCGCCGGGAACTGGCGATGTTCCACTTACTGTTTTACAAAGTATGCCGTTGGATGGAACAGTGATTGTTTCTTCCCCTCAAGACCTGGCTTTTATGATTGTTAAAAAAGCTATTCATATGGTTCAACAACTGCAAAAGCCGGTGTTAGGATTAGTGGAAAATATGAGTTACATTCAATGTCCAAAATGTCAGGAAATCATTTATCCTTTTGGACAACCCAAAGGGAAGGATATCAGCACTCAGCTGCAGATTCCATTTTTAGGTGAGCTTCCAATTGATCCCGTTCTTTCAGAGTATTGCGACGCTGGAAAGATTGAAGAATATGAAAATCCAGAGGTAAAAAAGATAGTAGACAAGTTATTAGTTGGTTTTTCCTGAGGAAGAATTAAATAAAAAAGTGGTCAGGCTTTAAGGAGGGGCTTCCTCGTGTGCTGTTGAACTGGGGAAAAGATCCCCATGCAGCTTTTCGGTGTTAAAATCATTATTTACACTTGTTTTTGCAGGATATTTATTCAGAGACCTCAATACGGTTTTTCCCTAAATTTTTTGCTTTATAAAGAGCTCGATCTGCCCGGGAAATAATCGAATCAAAATTGGTGTCTTCAGAATTAACCTCAGTTAGACCCATACTGACTTTGGTGGTTATGCTTTGATCAGAGTTAAGTTGTATTTTTTTATTTTGTAAAGTATTCTGAATTCTTTTGGCGGTTTTTAAGCCTTCTTTAACTGGGGTTTCTATGAGTAATATTCCAAATTCTTCTCCACCCATTCTTCCCAAGGAGTCAACATTGCGGATTTCGTTTTCGATGGTTTTAACAAAGGATTGCAAAACCTGATCTCCAGAGAGATGACCATATTGATCATTTATAGATTTAAAGTTATCAATGTCCATCATTAAAAACGTAAAGGTTTTTCCATAACGATGAAATCGGGTTAATTCGTTTTCACACGCTTCAATAAAGAAGCGGCGGTTATATATTCCTGTTAATCCGTCAATTGAAGCAAGATGTTGTAATTCTTCCTCGACTTTTTTCCGGTCGGTGATATTTTCGAAGACAGCGACAAAAAAACCTATAGAAGGGCTGAAGACAGATATATCAAACCAAATATTCAAAGGTTTAAAGAAAATCTCAAA
This region includes:
- a CDS encoding Xylose isomerase-like TIM barrel, with the protein product MKKAIITDQIDMDFDKAVFQAYKWGFQYLEIHSLWGKTIEDLTHDEVDRMAQTINKYHLRVSCLSSTLFLMCPLYHDVSSLEKFSDSFLTYDDTYENHLNKLEWCIDIGKRISADCIRIFPFRIEKEKVPTRAIQLISDIADKLTKPVQIAEKNQIPLVIENCPFSYLPRGTMTFHLTSTMKNHYLRLLWDVGNSYRSMEFDWVKEYSDAPLVDEYEIIKSHLFNLHIKDFEHKNGTYQLSVLGNGDIPYQEIFKQMKADHYAKYLSLEPELDREGVIQSIDFLKKFTG
- a CDS encoding antiporter inner membrane protein, producing the protein MFGIVHIRPLVSEAGIFPVETEKYKIQVISINLLLERPDQPVIWRGPLLSKAIQDFWNEVLWSNLDFLILDMPPGTGDVPLTVLQSMPLDGTVIVSSPQDLAFMIVKKAIHMVQQLQKPVLGLVENMSYIQCPKCQEIIYPFGQPKGKDISTQLQIPFLGELPIDPVLSEYCDAGKIEEYENPEVKKIVDKLLVGFS